The following coding sequences lie in one Phaenicophaeus curvirostris isolate KB17595 unplaced genomic scaffold, BPBGC_Pcur_1.0 scaffold_460, whole genome shotgun sequence genomic window:
- the SPC24 gene encoding kinetochore protein Spc24, with product MGGSPPPSQTIERSPPKAAGRALLKSRFRFRPPFNGACADQRGGAGACAERLPRSSNGDRDREGGAPDFAPPGRFCCPAMPSPRLQELEELSQELLGILVSDWAASRLRRSLDSRCRMDSKLLETQTSAARLVRELTGTEETVARGLLEREGRLQRALRKLQELEAELERARAAGADLEATNLALRRELEELRDQSRSLEEKPEREEAALPSAAYVTQLYYKISRIDWDYEADPARIKGIHYGPDIAQPIDIDGTSHSRCFLSDYLWSLVPTEW from the exons ATGGGAG GGTCCCCACCGCCTAGCCAGACCATAGAGAGGAGTCCTCCCAAGGCGGCCGGAAGGGCCCTGCTGAAGAGCCGCTTCCGGTTCCGCCCTCCTTTCAACGGCGCCTGCGCGGACCAGCGAGGCGGGGCGGGCGCGTGCGCAGAGCGGCTCCCGCGCTCTTCGAACGGCGACCGGGACCGGGAGGGCGGAG CCCCCGATTTTGCCCCCCCAGGCCGGTTTTGCTGCCCCGCCATGCCGAGCCCGcgcctgcaggagctggaggagctgagccaggagctgctggggatCCTGGTGTCCGACTGGGCCGCCTCCCGCCTGCGCCGCAGCCTCGACTCCCGCTGCCGCATGGACTCCAAGCTCCTGGAGACCCAGACCTCGGCCGCTCGCCTCGTCCGCG AGCTGACGGGGACGGAGGAGACGGTGGCTCGGGGGCTGCTGGAGCGCGAGGGCCGGCTGCAGCGGGCCCTGCggaagctgcaggagctggaagcGGAGCTGGAGCGAGCGCGGGCGGCCGGAGCCGACCTGGAGGCCACCAACCT CGCCCTGCGCCgcgagctggaggagctgcggGACCAGAGCCGAAGCCTCGAGGAGAAGCCGGAGCGGGAGGAGGCGGCCCTGCCCTCGGCTGC CTACGTGACGCAGCTCTACTACAAGATCAGCCGGATCGATTGGGATTACGAGGCGGATCCGGCGCGGATCAAAGGCA TCCACTACGGCCCCGACATCGCTCAACCCATCGACATCGACGGCACCAGCCACTCCCGCTGCTTCCTCAGCGATTATTTATGGAGTTTGGTGCCCACCGAGTGGTGA